In Paraflavitalea devenefica, the following are encoded in one genomic region:
- a CDS encoding SRPBCC family protein, whose protein sequence is MPTIHLTTFIAAPVERVFNLSRSIELHKKAMTHTGEQAVAGTTMGLIGLHETVTWKAKHLYKIRIMKVKVTAMEQPFSFTDEMVEGAFKSMKHEHHFKPIENGTLAIDIFSFETPYGAIGKMINTFYLRKYMEQLLELRNKVIREYAESDKWKFILQ, encoded by the coding sequence ATGCCCACTATCCACCTTACCACCTTTATAGCCGCCCCTGTTGAAAGGGTATTCAATCTTAGCCGCAGTATTGAGTTGCACAAAAAGGCCATGACACATACCGGCGAGCAGGCCGTAGCGGGCACTACCATGGGATTGATCGGGCTGCATGAAACAGTGACCTGGAAAGCAAAGCACCTGTATAAAATACGGATCATGAAGGTAAAAGTGACTGCCATGGAGCAGCCTTTTTCCTTTACCGATGAAATGGTGGAAGGCGCTTTCAAAAGCATGAAACATGAGCATCACTTCAAGCCTATTGAAAATGGTACGCTGGCCATTGATATCTTTTCCTTTGAAACCCCTTATGGTGCCATCGGAAAAATGATCAACACCTTTTACCTGCGCAAGTACATGGAACAATTGCTGGAATTGCGCAACAAGGTGATCCGGGAATATGCAGAAAGCGACAAGTGGAAATTCATATTGCAATAG
- a CDS encoding IPExxxVDY family protein — MKLKLDFDDLADDFFDNTRLMGIVAPVKNYQFCWQLNQLLRFDFRINNDIEIQLFKKQRHYYFSIFEYREPNSSLVHYLYNNQNDGEYLLPEFRHLDFLWLLKGDLVADDFLHDLIGAIKGIGAVQLVTELTNEKIKNKGHLIF, encoded by the coding sequence ATGAAACTGAAGCTCGACTTTGATGATCTGGCCGATGATTTTTTCGACAATACCCGCCTGATGGGTATTGTGGCGCCGGTAAAGAATTACCAGTTCTGCTGGCAGCTTAACCAGTTGCTGCGCTTCGATTTCCGCATTAATAATGATATTGAGATCCAGTTGTTCAAAAAACAACGGCATTATTACTTTTCCATTTTCGAGTACCGTGAACCCAACAGCTCCCTGGTACATTATTTATACAATAACCAGAATGACGGAGAGTACCTGCTGCCGGAATTCAGGCACCTGGATTTCCTGTGGCTCCTGAAAGGCGACCTGGTGGCCGATGATTTCCTGCACGACCTGATAGGGGCCATTAAAGGTATTGGCGCTGTACAACTGGTAACAGAACTTACGAATGAGAAGATCAAGAACAAGGGGCACCTGATATTTTAA
- a CDS encoding penicillin-binding protein activator LpoB → MKRILWIVTAVVAVSAITVSCSRKVTRIDPGEQIDLSGRWNNTDSRLTAEKMIDDILKEKWVGDYQEGHNGQRPVVIVGFVTNKSHEHIDAETFVKDVEQSFIKTGRVRLVQGGKKREELRAEKADQQTNATTASMKKFGMEQGADFILQGSINSIVDSQKRKKVVYYQVNLELTNIQSNEVVWIGDKKIAKYVTN, encoded by the coding sequence ATGAAAAGAATTTTATGGATTGTTACAGCCGTCGTAGCTGTAAGCGCTATAACTGTATCCTGCTCTCGAAAAGTGACCCGTATCGATCCGGGCGAACAAATTGACCTCAGCGGACGCTGGAATAATACGGACTCCCGCCTAACGGCTGAAAAAATGATTGATGACATCCTGAAAGAAAAGTGGGTAGGCGACTACCAGGAAGGACATAATGGCCAGCGGCCTGTGGTGATCGTAGGTTTTGTCACCAACAAAAGCCATGAGCATATTGATGCGGAAACTTTTGTGAAAGATGTAGAACAGTCCTTTATAAAAACAGGCCGGGTAAGACTGGTACAGGGTGGCAAGAAACGCGAAGAGCTCCGCGCTGAAAAAGCCGATCAGCAAACCAATGCTACTACTGCCAGCATGAAGAAATTCGGCATGGAGCAAGGCGCTGACTTTATTCTGCAAGGCTCCATCAACTCAATTGTGGATTCCCAGAAACGTAAGAAAGTAGTATACTACCAGGTAAACCTGGAGCTGACAAATATCCAAAGCAATGAAGTAGTGTGGATTGGCGACAAGAAGATTGCCAAATACGTGACCAACTGA
- the rho gene encoding transcription termination factor Rho → MYDILQLNDMLVPELLDIAEQLKIPNSKKLDKQGLIYKILDKQAVLASDEKGASTEDKGKRKRIIKTTTANATEEADVMSTGEEKNKKEVKKEAPKKKAAEKVVVAKKAARKKTDDDQQVLDLPPVIQEEEDDEDDDERSMQPAQQQSGNVMTQEDEGGPEDQPSNGNGGGQDQQHKAYPRHRETAFNIEFDGVILAEGVLEMMPDGYGFLRSSDYNYLSSPDDIYVSPSQIKLFGLKTGDTVYGAVRPPKEGEKYFALLKVETINGKAPEDVRDRVPFDYLTPLFPYEKLNIFTAPNAYSTRIMDLFTPIGKGQRGLIVAQPKTGKTVLLKEVANAIAANHPECYLMVVLVDERPEEVTDMERSVKAEVIASTFDEPAEKHVKVSTIALQKAKRLVECGHDVVILLDSITRLARAHNTVAPASGKVLSGGVEANAMQKPKQFFGAARKIENGGSLTILATALIDTGSKMDEVIFEEFKGTGNMELQLDRRLANRRIFPAIDLVASSTRRDDLLLEKEVLQRMNLLRVYLTDMNTEEAMHELLRRMRGTKDNQEFLASMNG, encoded by the coding sequence ATGTATGATATTCTCCAACTGAACGACATGCTCGTTCCCGAACTGCTTGATATAGCGGAGCAGTTAAAAATTCCTAACTCCAAGAAGCTCGACAAGCAGGGTCTCATCTACAAAATCCTCGACAAACAAGCCGTCCTGGCCAGTGATGAAAAAGGTGCATCAACTGAAGATAAAGGCAAGCGCAAACGCATTATAAAAACCACTACCGCCAATGCTACAGAAGAAGCAGATGTGATGAGTACAGGCGAAGAGAAGAATAAAAAAGAAGTTAAAAAAGAAGCGCCGAAGAAAAAAGCCGCTGAGAAGGTAGTAGTAGCTAAAAAAGCCGCCCGCAAAAAAACCGACGACGATCAACAGGTGCTGGACCTGCCCCCGGTCATACAAGAGGAAGAAGATGATGAGGATGATGATGAAAGGTCAATGCAGCCGGCCCAACAGCAATCCGGCAATGTAATGACCCAGGAAGATGAAGGTGGCCCCGAAGATCAGCCATCCAATGGCAATGGCGGCGGTCAGGACCAGCAACACAAGGCATACCCCCGTCATCGTGAAACAGCCTTCAACATTGAGTTTGACGGTGTTATCCTCGCAGAAGGCGTATTGGAAATGATGCCCGACGGTTATGGTTTCCTGCGCTCTTCCGATTACAACTACCTTTCTTCTCCCGACGATATTTATGTGTCACCTTCACAGATAAAACTGTTTGGTTTAAAAACCGGTGATACCGTATATGGCGCTGTACGTCCTCCCAAGGAAGGCGAAAAATACTTTGCCTTATTGAAAGTGGAAACCATCAATGGTAAAGCGCCGGAAGATGTGCGTGACAGGGTTCCTTTTGATTACCTCACGCCTTTATTCCCATATGAGAAGCTGAACATCTTCACAGCACCCAATGCTTACAGCACCCGTATCATGGACCTGTTCACACCCATTGGTAAAGGACAGCGTGGATTGATCGTGGCGCAACCTAAAACAGGTAAAACAGTATTGCTGAAGGAAGTGGCCAACGCCATCGCCGCCAACCACCCGGAATGCTATCTCATGGTAGTCCTGGTAGATGAGCGCCCTGAGGAAGTTACTGATATGGAACGTAGTGTGAAAGCAGAAGTAATTGCTTCCACCTTCGATGAGCCTGCTGAAAAGCACGTAAAAGTATCTACCATCGCTTTGCAGAAAGCCAAGCGCCTGGTAGAGTGCGGTCACGATGTAGTGATCCTGCTCGATTCCATCACCCGTCTGGCCCGTGCCCACAATACGGTGGCGCCTGCTTCCGGTAAAGTACTTTCCGGTGGTGTGGAAGCCAATGCCATGCAGAAGCCCAAACAATTCTTTGGCGCTGCCCGTAAAATTGAAAATGGCGGTTCTCTGACCATCCTGGCTACGGCCCTTATTGATACCGGCTCTAAAATGGATGAAGTGATCTTTGAGGAATTTAAAGGTACCGGTAATATGGAATTGCAACTGGACCGTCGCCTGGCCAACAGGAGGATCTTCCCGGCTATTGACCTGGTAGCTTCTTCTACCCGCCGTGACGACCTGCTGCTGGAAAAAGAGGTGCTCCAGCGTATGAACCTGCTCCGTGTATATCTCACAGATATGAATACGGAAGAAGCCATGCATGAGCTGCTGCGCCGTATGCGTGGCACCAAGGACAACCAGGAATTCCTGGCCAGCATGAATGGATAA
- the gcvT gene encoding glycine cleavage system aminomethyltransferase GcvT, with the protein MKNTPFTQKHIALGAKMAEFAGYNMPISYSGINDEHAAVRTNAGIFDVSHMGEFILKGEHALDLIQRVTSNDASKLTAGKAQYSCLPNNKAGIVDDLLVYCIEENKVYMLVVNASNIEKDWNWISRHNTRNVEMHNVSDKTCLLAIQGPNATKMLQPLTDMDILNLKYYTFTKGKFAGVDNVLVSATGYTGAGGVEIYFEDKDGAADKIWEAIFAAGGSQGLKPIGLGARDTLRLEMGFCLYGNDIDDTTSPLEAGLGWITKFTKDFTAKDKLEQQKKAGVGRKLVGFEMIDKGIPRHDYEIMDAGGKPIGKVTSGTQAPSLGKAVGMGYVESAFAQLDSIIYIKVRDKLLQAKVVKFPFV; encoded by the coding sequence ATGAAGAATACTCCTTTCACGCAAAAACACATCGCGCTGGGCGCTAAAATGGCGGAGTTTGCCGGCTACAATATGCCGATCTCCTACAGCGGTATCAATGACGAACATGCTGCCGTGCGCACCAATGCCGGCATCTTTGATGTAAGCCATATGGGTGAGTTTATCCTGAAAGGAGAACATGCGCTGGACCTTATTCAGCGGGTAACTTCCAATGATGCTTCCAAACTTACAGCCGGTAAAGCGCAGTACAGTTGCCTGCCTAATAACAAGGCTGGTATTGTAGATGACCTGCTGGTATATTGCATAGAAGAGAACAAAGTATACATGCTGGTAGTGAATGCTTCCAATATTGAAAAAGACTGGAACTGGATCAGCCGGCACAACACCAGGAATGTTGAAATGCACAACGTAAGCGATAAAACCTGCCTGCTGGCCATACAGGGGCCCAATGCCACTAAAATGCTGCAGCCGCTTACTGATATGGATATTCTGAACCTGAAATATTACACCTTCACCAAGGGCAAATTTGCAGGCGTAGACAATGTGCTGGTGAGCGCTACCGGTTATACCGGCGCCGGTGGGGTAGAGATCTACTTTGAAGACAAAGACGGGGCTGCTGATAAAATATGGGAGGCCATCTTTGCGGCCGGCGGTTCCCAGGGCCTGAAACCCATTGGCCTGGGCGCCCGCGATACCCTGCGCCTCGAAATGGGCTTCTGCTTATATGGCAACGATATTGATGATACCACTTCTCCGCTGGAAGCGGGCCTGGGATGGATCACCAAATTCACCAAAGATTTCACCGCAAAAGACAAGCTGGAACAGCAAAAGAAAGCCGGTGTGGGCCGCAAGCTGGTTGGCTTTGAAATGATAGACAAAGGTATTCCCCGCCACGACTATGAGATCATGGATGCCGGTGGTAAGCCCATTGGGAAAGTAACCTCCGGCACACAGGCCCCCAGCCTGGGCAAGGCCGTAGGCATGGGTTATGTGGAAAGCGCCTTTGCACAACTGGATAGCATCATCTACATCAAAGTGCGGGATAAGCTGTTACAGGCCAAAGTGGTGAAATTTCCGTTTGTATAG
- a CDS encoding 2-phosphosulfolactate phosphatase, producing the protein MTMTNNKPTLYTSLSPALLHLYDLNNAVVVIIDVLRATSTIATALYNGAKCVIPVDSVARCIELGRRIDSITAGERDGQIAEGLEYGNSPFEYPESFIRAKTLVLTTTNGTKLLHMALERGAGQIVTGSFPNLSAVCDYIMDQQLPVILGCAAWKDRVNIEDTLFAGAVINRVKDHFSINCDSSQMAETMYIKAKKDLYGFMRDKNASHYHRLTGFGLEKDIRYCLTEDIANILPFYEDGKLVVHTR; encoded by the coding sequence ATGACGATGACGAACAACAAACCTACGCTGTACACCTCCTTATCCCCCGCCTTGTTGCACTTGTATGATCTCAATAACGCTGTAGTGGTGATCATTGATGTATTAAGAGCCACTTCCACCATTGCTACAGCTTTGTATAACGGTGCCAAATGCGTGATACCGGTAGATAGCGTGGCCAGGTGTATTGAACTGGGCAGAAGGATTGATTCCATTACGGCTGGCGAGCGTGACGGACAGATCGCTGAAGGCCTGGAATATGGCAACTCACCTTTTGAATACCCGGAATCATTCATCCGTGCAAAGACGCTGGTGCTGACCACTACCAATGGCACGAAATTATTACACATGGCATTGGAGCGGGGAGCGGGGCAGATTGTGACGGGTTCCTTCCCCAACTTGTCTGCGGTATGTGATTACATCATGGATCAGCAGTTGCCGGTAATATTGGGATGTGCAGCGTGGAAAGACCGTGTAAACATTGAAGATACGCTCTTTGCCGGTGCAGTCATCAACCGGGTAAAAGACCATTTTTCCATCAATTGTGACTCTTCACAGATGGCCGAAACTATGTATATAAAGGCTAAGAAAGACCTTTATGGCTTCATGCGGGACAAAAACGCTTCCCATTATCACCGCCTTACCGGGTTTGGGCTGGAAAAGGATATACGCTATTGTTTAACAGAAGATATAGCGAATATTTTGCCCTTTTATGAAGACGGGAAGCTGGTAGTGCATACCCGCTAA
- a CDS encoding 4a-hydroxytetrahydrobiopterin dehydratase: protein MWQEENNSLYRKFEFRNFSEAFAFMTRVAIEAEKMNHHPLWTNVYNRVDIWLSTHDAGDVVTDKDRKLSSKIDALVDKG from the coding sequence ATGTGGCAGGAAGAAAATAACTCGCTCTACCGGAAGTTTGAGTTCCGGAATTTTTCCGAAGCATTTGCCTTTATGACCCGGGTGGCCATAGAAGCGGAAAAGATGAACCACCATCCATTATGGACAAATGTCTATAACCGCGTGGATATCTGGCTTTCCACGCATGACGCAGGTGATGTGGTAACCGATAAAGACCGGAAGCTGTCTTCAAAGATTGATGCCCTGGTAGATAAGGGATAA
- a CDS encoding COG3014 family protein gives MVRASAVLSLMLFLFSCATYNTRIGSYYSQMVKGNYSQADAALESNKLLKARRNQLLYLLEKGKMTHLLKQYDSSNNYFNQADLFMEDVRTSAADVALGTLLNPMMQTYKGEDFEKFMVHYYKALNYLYLGKPDEAMVEARRISLQSYEQQDKSKRENRYSDDVFSLMLQGIIYERGHDINNAFISYRNAVDIFLKNNNQYYGVAIPDQLKRDLLRTAELNGFTDEVQRYENLLNTRFRSSAPSEGGELVLFWENGLAPVKQQQDFFFALTKDGLGNFVFSDPSGAFNIPFDFASTHANRDDLKLDDLRSLRVAFPRYQEQPVFYRSAAVALNNTDYQFEPAENINTIAFATLKERFLKEMSTALSRLAVKKLAEAAARPKKDDKNKDTKEAIALAIQVFNFASEKADTRNWQSLPHTISYMRVPLNRGVNVLQLTFSGQTAKTINIVAEGNGTLQLQNVCTLR, from the coding sequence ATGGTAAGAGCATCGGCTGTTCTGTCGCTGATGCTCTTTTTATTTTCATGCGCTACTTACAATACCCGCATTGGCAGTTACTATTCCCAAATGGTGAAAGGTAATTACAGCCAGGCCGATGCGGCTTTGGAGAGCAATAAGCTGCTCAAAGCGAGACGCAACCAGTTACTCTACCTCCTGGAAAAAGGCAAAATGACCCACCTGCTGAAGCAATACGACAGCAGTAACAACTATTTCAACCAGGCCGATCTTTTCATGGAAGATGTACGTACCTCCGCCGCCGATGTGGCCCTGGGTACTTTGCTGAATCCTATGATGCAGACTTATAAAGGCGAGGACTTTGAAAAGTTCATGGTGCATTATTACAAAGCTCTCAACTACCTCTACCTCGGAAAGCCGGATGAAGCCATGGTAGAGGCGCGCCGCATCTCCCTTCAGAGTTATGAGCAGCAGGATAAGAGCAAACGCGAAAACCGCTATTCCGATGATGTTTTTTCCCTCATGTTGCAAGGCATTATTTATGAGCGGGGCCATGACATCAACAATGCTTTCATCTCTTACCGCAATGCAGTAGATATTTTTCTGAAGAACAATAACCAGTATTATGGCGTTGCCATCCCCGATCAGCTTAAAAGAGACCTGCTGCGTACGGCCGAACTCAATGGTTTTACTGATGAGGTACAGCGCTATGAAAATTTGCTCAATACCAGGTTCCGGTCTTCAGCGCCGTCAGAAGGCGGAGAGTTGGTGCTTTTCTGGGAAAATGGACTGGCGCCGGTAAAGCAGCAACAGGATTTCTTTTTTGCCCTTACCAAAGATGGGCTAGGCAACTTTGTATTTAGTGATCCTTCCGGCGCGTTTAATATCCCGTTTGATTTTGCCAGTACCCATGCCAACAGGGACGACCTGAAACTGGATGACCTGCGTTCCCTGCGGGTAGCCTTCCCCCGGTACCAGGAACAGCCGGTCTTTTACAGGAGCGCTGCAGTGGCCCTCAACAATACCGACTACCAGTTTGAGCCTGCCGAAAACATCAATACCATTGCTTTTGCTACCCTGAAAGAGCGCTTTTTGAAAGAAATGTCAACCGCCCTGAGCCGGCTGGCCGTTAAAAAGCTGGCAGAAGCCGCCGCCAGGCCCAAAAAAGACGATAAAAATAAAGACACCAAAGAGGCCATAGCCCTCGCCATACAAGTTTTCAACTTCGCCTCCGAAAAGGCCGATACCCGCAACTGGCAGAGTCTGCCCCATACTATCTCCTACATGCGCGTGCCCCTCAACCGGGGCGTTAATGTGCTGCAACTGACCTTCTCCGGACAAACCGCCAAAACCATCAATATAGTGGCGGAAGGAAATGGAACACTACAGTTGCAGAACGTTTGCACCTTACGGTAA
- a CDS encoding PadR family transcriptional regulator — translation MNIENTQSQMRKGILEFCILSIIRRGEAYPSDIVDEMRGCNLQILEGTLYPLLTRLKNSDMLTYRWVESNSGPPRKYFSLTPKGEEFYKELEATWNELANAVNKLTSKKESLVSTAGNVSFGSESTNIPTNTSTDKLEEQ, via the coding sequence ATGAATATTGAGAACACACAGAGCCAGATGCGGAAGGGAATTTTGGAGTTCTGTATTCTTTCCATCATCCGCCGGGGGGAAGCTTACCCCAGTGACATTGTGGATGAAATGCGGGGCTGTAACCTGCAGATACTGGAAGGAACCCTTTACCCCCTATTGACCCGGCTTAAAAATTCGGACATGCTCACTTACCGATGGGTAGAAAGCAACTCCGGGCCACCCCGCAAATACTTTTCCCTTACTCCCAAAGGCGAAGAGTTTTACAAAGAACTGGAAGCCACCTGGAATGAACTGGCCAACGCTGTCAACAAGCTTACCAGTAAAAAAGAATCGCTGGTATCAACAGCCGGCAATGTTTCCTTTGGTTCCGAATCTACCAACATACCAACTAACACTTCAACCGACAAACTCGAAGAACAATGA
- a CDS encoding PspC domain-containing protein has protein sequence MKKVININFQGRVIPIEETAFDLLKQYIDSLRRYFANEDGRDEIINDIESRIAELFSERIKKGATCITDEDVNAVIASMGRPEDFEAEAAGSTEPNSGGNSGKQQQSSQQQHTSGSYTGSSRPGRGRLYRNADDKIVGGVASGLANYFGIDPVVMRILFVLFIVPLFWVYILLWIIIPSQSIETNITKRLYRSADDKVISGVCGGLAVYLNIAPWVPRLIFALPFIIGLISGPFDMWWSNDWDFWWGPKVFTGSLGSALFFGYIILWITVPVAVTSAEKLEMRGEKVDLNSIRDTVKEDLEGFKAKAEKWGKEVKESAQQWGEKAKEFGQTAGTRAKTFSAEAGPAARSAGSGIGHVIGVLFKAFFLIIAAIIVISLFGLIIGIIFGGFTMFPVKDFILDGFWQNLLAWGTLILFLGVPLIALITWLIRRIMGVRSRNHYLGYVFGTLWVIGLVCALILGGVVARNFKTVAPVEDAVNITQPANGKMHIDVTSNYTRFYGGDWFGIPWEEWPFYAINQDTIMLNTVRVNIAKSKDDNFHVSRVRFSRGNNPEIAKSLAERISFNVEQQDSVLLLPKGFAISRHEKFRNQQVLVIVEVPVGKRIQIDRNVDDYEWFSINYGRRRGWDYDDHWENSYGWQSDKEYIMTPDNGLQRVDKYDQLELKSGKFKLKVKEGDHEIHLEGELKTKEKDTTNEYRYRRDRKKTVDSTRDSIQKVSVFNTEGQDESRGGSSRKLVAELNGPVATLTKLI, from the coding sequence ATGAAAAAGGTAATCAACATAAATTTTCAGGGCAGGGTGATCCCCATTGAGGAGACCGCTTTTGACCTCCTGAAGCAGTATATTGATAGTTTGCGAAGGTACTTTGCCAATGAGGACGGACGTGATGAGATCATCAATGATATCGAGAGCCGCATTGCCGAGTTGTTTTCCGAACGCATCAAAAAAGGCGCTACCTGTATCACCGACGAAGACGTGAATGCAGTGATTGCCAGCATGGGCCGCCCGGAAGATTTTGAAGCAGAGGCAGCCGGCAGCACGGAGCCCAATAGCGGCGGCAACAGCGGTAAACAACAGCAGTCTTCCCAGCAGCAACATACTTCCGGCAGCTATACCGGTAGCAGCCGCCCCGGCCGCGGTCGCCTGTACAGGAATGCGGATGATAAAATAGTAGGTGGTGTAGCCAGCGGTCTGGCCAACTACTTCGGCATAGACCCGGTGGTGATGCGTATCCTCTTTGTATTGTTCATCGTGCCTTTGTTCTGGGTATACATCCTCTTATGGATCATCATCCCCTCTCAGTCAATAGAAACCAACATTACCAAGCGCCTGTATCGCAGCGCTGATGATAAAGTCATCTCCGGGGTATGTGGCGGCCTGGCAGTTTACCTCAATATAGCTCCCTGGGTTCCCCGCCTCATCTTTGCCCTGCCCTTTATCATCGGGCTCATTTCCGGGCCTTTTGATATGTGGTGGAGCAATGACTGGGATTTCTGGTGGGGCCCTAAGGTCTTCACTGGATCATTGGGCAGCGCCTTATTCTTTGGTTATATCATCTTATGGATCACCGTTCCGGTAGCCGTTACTTCGGCCGAGAAGCTGGAAATGCGGGGAGAGAAAGTAGACCTCAACTCTATCCGGGATACTGTGAAAGAAGACCTGGAGGGGTTTAAAGCCAAGGCCGAAAAATGGGGCAAAGAAGTAAAAGAGTCTGCCCAGCAGTGGGGTGAAAAGGCCAAAGAATTTGGCCAGACAGCCGGTACCCGTGCCAAAACATTCTCGGCAGAGGCTGGTCCTGCAGCCCGCAGTGCAGGCAGTGGTATCGGTCATGTGATAGGTGTGCTGTTTAAAGCCTTCTTCCTCATCATAGCAGCTATCATTGTCATCAGCTTGTTCGGTCTTATCATAGGCATCATATTCGGTGGATTTACCATGTTCCCTGTAAAAGACTTTATACTGGACGGCTTTTGGCAAAATCTGCTGGCCTGGGGTACCCTGATACTCTTCCTGGGCGTACCGCTGATAGCCCTTATTACCTGGCTGATCCGCAGGATCATGGGTGTACGTTCCCGCAATCACTACCTCGGTTATGTGTTTGGTACCTTGTGGGTGATCGGACTTGTTTGTGCGCTCATCCTGGGCGGCGTGGTGGCCCGCAACTTTAAAACAGTAGCGCCGGTAGAAGACGCCGTCAACATTACGCAACCTGCCAATGGTAAAATGCATATTGATGTAACTAGTAATTATACCCGCTTCTATGGTGGCGACTGGTTCGGTATTCCCTGGGAAGAATGGCCTTTTTATGCCATCAACCAGGATACCATTATGCTCAACACCGTAAGGGTGAACATTGCAAAAAGTAAAGATGATAACTTCCACGTTTCCCGTGTACGGTTCAGCCGCGGTAATAATCCGGAAATAGCTAAGAGCCTCGCAGAGCGGATCAGTTTTAACGTTGAGCAGCAAGACAGTGTGCTCTTATTGCCCAAAGGATTTGCCATCAGCCGCCATGAGAAATTCAGGAACCAGCAGGTGCTGGTCATTGTGGAAGTGCCGGTAGGAAAACGTATCCAGATCGACCGGAATGTGGACGATTATGAATGGTTCAGCATCAACTATGGCCGCCGCCGTGGCTGGGATTATGATGATCATTGGGAAAATTCCTATGGCTGGCAAAGCGACAAGGAATACATTATGACGCCCGACAATGGTCTGCAACGGGTAGATAAGTATGATCAACTGGAGCTGAAGAGCGGTAAGTTCAAACTGAAAGTAAAAGAAGGGGATCACGAAATACACCTGGAAGGCGAACTCAAAACAAAGGAAAAGGATACTACCAATGAATACCGTTACCGCCGGGATAGGAAAAAAACGGTGGATAGTACCAGGGACAGCATTCAAAAAGTATCGGTTTTCAATACAGAAGGGCAAGACGAATCAAGAGGAGGCTCTTCCAGAAAGCTGGTGGCTGAACTCAATGGTCCGGTAGCTACCTTAACGAAACTCATTTAA